One genomic window of Anaerolineales bacterium includes the following:
- a CDS encoding TlyA family RNA methyltransferase, with the protein MSRQERIDVILADKGLAESRSQAQRLIMAGQVRVDGQVIHKPSRRVANDAQIEIESLPQFVSRGGKKLAAALERFPVEVGDRVCADVGASTGGFTDCLLQYGAARVYAIDVGKGLLHWRVRKDPRVVVMEKTNARKLKSLPEAVDLATIDASFISLRTLLPVVCGWLAPRADLIALIKPQFEAGKKVVGKRGVVRDAAVHRRVVEDVIASACELGLAPLGVMQSPLRGPKGNVEFLFWCRNDIHSAEFEIPADLFQYD; encoded by the coding sequence ATGAGCAGGCAGGAACGCATCGACGTCATCCTGGCGGACAAAGGCCTGGCCGAGAGTCGATCTCAAGCGCAGAGATTGATCATGGCCGGCCAGGTTCGCGTCGATGGGCAGGTGATCCACAAACCCTCGCGCCGCGTGGCCAACGACGCGCAGATCGAGATCGAATCGCTGCCGCAGTTCGTCTCCCGTGGCGGGAAGAAATTGGCGGCAGCCCTGGAGCGGTTTCCGGTCGAGGTCGGTGACAGGGTCTGCGCCGACGTCGGCGCTTCGACGGGTGGATTTACCGACTGTTTGCTGCAATACGGCGCCGCGAGAGTATACGCCATCGATGTCGGCAAAGGCTTACTGCATTGGCGCGTACGCAAGGATCCCCGCGTCGTGGTCATGGAAAAAACCAACGCGCGCAAATTGAAATCGCTCCCCGAAGCCGTAGATTTGGCGACGATCGACGCTTCTTTCATTTCCTTGCGCACCTTGCTTCCCGTCGTCTGCGGCTGGCTTGCACCCCGGGCGGATTTAATCGCCCTCATCAAGCCGCAGTTTGAAGCGGGGAAGAAAGTTGTTGGCAAACGCGGGGTCGTGCGTGACGCGGCGGTCCACCGCCGGGTTGTCGAGGACGTGATTGCATCCGCATGCGAGCTTGGATTGGCGCCGCTGGGCGTGATGCAATCTCCCCTGCGAGGACCCAAGGGCAACGTCGAATTTCTCTTCTGGTGCAGAAATGATATTCACTCGGCGGAATTCGAGATCCCGGCGGACCTCTTTCAATACGATTGA
- a CDS encoding decaprenyl-phosphate phosphoribosyltransferase — translation MIKSILKTMRPKQWPKNGFIFAALIFDKQIFDLEPLLTTIAGFFLLGVGASAVYFINDLADLEQDRLHPTKRYRPLASGQLSLTAGRVTAVILLVVALGAGFALNTSFGIVISIYLIMNFFYSFWLKHVPIIDVLVLASGFVLRVGAGVALITTERFSPWLYVCTSLLALFIGLGKRRSELVLLAEGANSHRRVFDRYTVAFLDQLIIIVSSTTIIAYSLYTFSAENLPTNHLMMLTIPFVIYGVFRYLYLVNIEDAGGAPEELVFSDMPLLATIVLWGISSAGILYLGS, via the coding sequence ATGATTAAATCCATCCTGAAAACAATGCGCCCAAAACAATGGCCGAAAAATGGTTTCATTTTCGCCGCACTCATTTTTGACAAGCAGATTTTCGATCTGGAACCGCTGCTAACGACCATCGCCGGTTTTTTCCTGCTCGGTGTTGGTGCCAGCGCGGTCTATTTCATAAACGATCTCGCGGATCTGGAACAAGATCGTCTTCACCCCACGAAACGCTACCGACCGCTAGCCTCGGGTCAGCTATCGTTGACGGCAGGTCGAGTTACCGCAGTCATACTGCTCGTCGTTGCGCTCGGTGCAGGTTTCGCGCTCAACACCTCATTCGGTATCGTCATCTCGATCTATCTGATCATGAATTTCTTTTATTCCTTTTGGCTCAAACACGTACCCATCATCGATGTTCTCGTACTCGCCTCGGGTTTCGTGTTGCGAGTCGGCGCCGGCGTAGCGTTGATCACCACCGAGCGTTTCTCTCCGTGGCTTTACGTCTGCACCAGCCTGCTGGCTCTTTTCATCGGATTGGGCAAACGCCGCTCGGAATTGGTTCTGCTCGCCGAGGGCGCGAACTCTCATCGGCGGGTTTTTGACCGCTATACCGTAGCCTTTCTCGACCAACTGATCATCATCGTTTCGAGCACCACGATCATCGCCTATTCGCTCTATACGTTCTCGGCCGAAAATCTCCCCACAAACCACCTCATGATGTTGACCATTCCGTTCGTCATCTATGGCGTATTCCGCTATCTCTATCTGGTCAACATCGAAGACGCCGGCGGCGCACCGGAAGAACTCGTGTTTTCCGACATGCCCCTCCTGGCGACAATCGTCCTCTGGGGAATTTCATCCGCAGGAATTCTCTACTTGGGATCATGA
- a CDS encoding SH3 domain-containing protein — protein MMSRNAFLGILVLLASLLGACSGIGAGTATRSAEDVIATAEALADLTRAATVQTLPPTPEPPTATATPPGPTSTPTATQGPPFVEADYNAYVREGPDESFAFVDYFLEGQRGEVIGRYENSDYNPPTWWYIRRIDQGKDGWVWSGAVTFFGEESGIPVISVDFTPSPEG, from the coding sequence ATGATGTCGCGGAATGCTTTCCTGGGGATTCTCGTCTTGTTGGCGAGCCTCCTTGGGGCGTGTTCAGGAATCGGTGCAGGGACAGCGACGCGTTCGGCTGAGGATGTGATTGCTACGGCGGAGGCTCTCGCCGATCTCACGCGCGCAGCAACCGTTCAAACGCTGCCGCCGACACCCGAGCCTCCAACCGCGACGGCAACCCCTCCTGGGCCGACATCGACTCCGACCGCGACGCAGGGGCCTCCTTTCGTGGAAGCTGACTACAATGCCTACGTGCGGGAAGGGCCTGATGAATCTTTTGCGTTCGTCGACTATTTCCTCGAGGGACAACGGGGCGAAGTCATCGGACGCTACGAAAATTCGGACTATAATCCGCCGACCTGGTGGTACATCCGGCGTATCGATCAGGGTAAGGACGGTTGGGTATGGAGCGGTGCCGTCACGTTTTTTGGTGAGGAAAGCGGGATTCCGGTGATCAGCGTAGATTTTACCCCAAGCCCAGAAGGTTAA
- the lepA gene encoding translation elongation factor 4 gives MSTENLRNFCIIAHIDHGKSTLADRLLQLTHTIPDREMTDQVLDSMDLEREKGVTIKASAVRMEYETPDGNSYTLNLIDTPGHVDFGYEVSRAMAACEGAILVVDASQGIEAQTLANLYLALDSNLEIIPVINKIDLQAARPEEIADEIHALLGTPKEDILQISAKQGENIHAVIDAVITRVPAPSSQHDRTLRALIFDSHYDSYKGVVAYIRVVDGSLKVEDEIRLMASGTNLTPMEVGIFTPNMTKTSSLAVGQVGYVATGLKSLRECRVGDTMTLAQNPAKESLPGYRLPKPMVFAGFYPSEGEEYHNLKQAIEKLQLNDAALVFEPETSQALNFGFRCGFLGLFHMDIVQERLEREHDVSMIATAPSVEYEVVLRNGDVMRVASPAELPEIGEIEEIREPWMRMQVFSPERYYGAISELVSARRGEFVEQEFPTADRIVLHFDLPLAEMIVDFFDVLKSRTQGYASLDYQFLGYRAGDLVKLEILINNEPVDALALIAHRSTAYAKGKALVAKLQKLIPRQQFAVPIQAAAGGRVIARTNISALRKNVLAKCYGGDVTRKRKLLENQKRGKKRLKRVGNIDIPQDAFMAVLRLGEE, from the coding sequence ATGAGTACGGAAAATCTCCGTAATTTCTGCATCATCGCCCATATCGATCACGGAAAATCCACTCTGGCCGATCGGCTGCTGCAGCTTACCCACACTATTCCCGATCGGGAGATGACGGATCAAGTCCTGGATAGTATGGATTTGGAGCGCGAAAAGGGCGTGACGATCAAAGCATCCGCCGTACGTATGGAATATGAAACGCCGGATGGAAATTCGTACACGCTCAACCTGATCGACACACCGGGGCACGTGGACTTCGGCTACGAAGTCAGCCGCGCCATGGCTGCGTGTGAAGGCGCGATCCTGGTCGTGGATGCCAGCCAGGGGATCGAGGCGCAAACCCTGGCCAATTTGTATCTGGCGCTCGATTCGAATCTCGAAATCATCCCGGTGATCAACAAGATCGATTTACAGGCAGCGCGTCCGGAAGAGATCGCGGATGAAATACACGCCTTGCTCGGGACGCCGAAGGAAGATATTTTGCAGATTTCGGCCAAACAAGGTGAAAACATCCATGCAGTCATCGATGCGGTCATCACCAGGGTGCCCGCGCCGTCATCGCAACATGATCGAACGCTGCGGGCGCTCATCTTCGATTCGCACTACGACTCCTACAAAGGCGTCGTCGCCTACATCCGCGTCGTCGACGGATCACTGAAAGTGGAAGATGAAATTCGATTGATGGCATCGGGCACCAATCTCACGCCGATGGAAGTGGGCATCTTTACCCCTAACATGACGAAAACTTCGTCCCTCGCCGTGGGCCAGGTCGGGTACGTCGCAACGGGATTGAAATCGCTGCGTGAATGCCGTGTGGGTGATACGATGACCCTGGCGCAGAACCCCGCGAAGGAATCGCTGCCCGGCTATCGTTTGCCGAAACCGATGGTCTTCGCCGGTTTCTATCCCAGCGAAGGGGAGGAATATCACAATCTCAAGCAAGCCATCGAAAAACTGCAGCTCAACGATGCCGCATTGGTGTTCGAACCCGAGACTTCGCAGGCGCTGAATTTCGGATTTCGCTGCGGCTTTCTGGGGCTGTTCCATATGGACATCGTGCAGGAGCGCCTTGAACGCGAACATGATGTCAGCATGATCGCAACGGCTCCATCGGTCGAATACGAAGTTGTACTACGGAATGGGGACGTAATGCGCGTGGCTTCTCCTGCCGAGCTGCCGGAGATTGGTGAAATCGAAGAAATCCGCGAACCATGGATGCGCATGCAGGTGTTTTCACCGGAACGTTACTACGGCGCCATTTCGGAACTGGTCTCTGCACGCCGCGGTGAATTCGTCGAGCAAGAATTTCCCACGGCCGATCGCATCGTACTGCACTTCGATCTTCCGTTGGCTGAAATGATCGTGGATTTTTTCGATGTACTGAAATCCCGTACGCAGGGATACGCCTCGTTGGATTATCAATTCCTCGGGTATCGGGCCGGGGATCTGGTCAAGCTGGAAATCCTGATCAACAACGAACCCGTGGATGCGCTGGCTTTGATCGCACATCGAAGCACGGCGTATGCCAAGGGGAAAGCGTTGGTGGCGAAACTGCAGAAACTCATTCCCAGGCAGCAGTTCGCCGTTCCCATTCAAGCTGCTGCGGGTGGACGCGTGATCGCGCGGACGAACATCAGTGCGCTGCGGAAAAACGTCCTGGCGAAATGCTACGGAGGAGACGTCACGCGGAAGAGAAAATTGCTCGAAAATCAGAAACGCGGCAAGAAGCGTCTCAAGCGGGTCGGCAACATCGATATCCCGCAGGATGCTTTCATGGCCGTACTTCGATTGGGGGAAGAATGA
- a CDS encoding lysylphosphatidylglycerol synthase transmembrane domain-containing protein, protein MRKRSPRTYIGLFIGLGISAAALLLAFRWAGFEALEDALKTVRLPFLYLALVTFLLSMFVRVAAWRVLLQQPVPLWRVFTVLNQGYLINNVLPWRLGEFGRAILLGRRPTMTAQGVLASIFVERLYDIIIALGFFAALIPFAVGIPGVSRSAFFAIGVIVFAVLGLFLLLRYPKIVFRLIDFLPGGRKRWGVHFDRFREGLMTLRSPRIILLSLGLLLISWFLAGMQYWFVLVSIVPQGQIHWAFFMLTITMLGVAIPSSPGYIGVFEAAGVLALSAFHVPDGQALAVTLILHAMVYLISSAIGALAFIGEGDTIWQILLQARERFLIQAKKPVE, encoded by the coding sequence ATGAGAAAACGATCTCCCCGGACGTACATCGGTTTGTTCATCGGTCTGGGCATCAGTGCGGCTGCATTACTGCTTGCCTTCCGGTGGGCCGGCTTCGAGGCGTTGGAAGATGCGCTCAAAACCGTTCGGTTACCTTTCCTGTACCTGGCGTTGGTGACATTTTTACTTTCGATGTTTGTTCGCGTCGCTGCCTGGCGCGTTCTCCTGCAGCAGCCGGTTCCGCTGTGGCGTGTGTTTACGGTGTTGAATCAAGGATATCTGATCAACAACGTTCTTCCCTGGCGTTTGGGAGAATTCGGTCGGGCCATCCTGCTTGGACGAAGACCCACGATGACCGCTCAAGGGGTTCTCGCCTCGATATTCGTCGAAAGACTCTACGACATCATCATTGCGCTCGGCTTCTTTGCCGCGTTGATCCCCTTTGCGGTTGGAATTCCGGGCGTCTCACGCAGTGCTTTTTTTGCGATCGGCGTGATCGTCTTCGCGGTGCTCGGATTGTTCCTGCTTCTTCGCTATCCCAAAATCGTTTTCCGGCTGATCGATTTCCTCCCGGGAGGAAGAAAACGATGGGGCGTGCACTTCGATCGCTTCAGGGAAGGTTTGATGACGCTGCGCAGCCCGCGAATCATTCTCCTGAGTCTGGGTTTACTCTTGATCAGTTGGTTTTTGGCAGGAATGCAATACTGGTTTGTTTTGGTATCGATCGTTCCGCAGGGGCAGATTCACTGGGCCTTTTTCATGCTTACCATCACAATGCTGGGCGTCGCGATTCCCTCATCGCCGGGCTACATCGGCGTGTTCGAGGCGGCGGGTGTTTTGGCGTTATCGGCTTTTCATGTGCCTGATGGCCAGGCGCTTGCAGTTACTCTAATCCTGCATGCAATGGTCTACCTGATCTCATCTGCGATCGGTGCGCTTGCTTTCATCGGCGAGGGCGATACGATATGGCAAATCCTGCTCCAAGCACGTGAGCGTTTTCTCATCCAGGCGAAGAAACCGGTGGAATGA
- the mvk gene encoding mevalonate kinase: MTRASASGKFILFGEHAVVYGQPAIAFPLRQLRANAQIRQLPDQAHDRVHLIAPDVNFDMWLHEADRDDPLRKITQLTLEELHVRSFPAIEIRISAEIPVASGLGSGAAVSTAVLRALCRHFNHPLELSRQSELVYEVEKIHHGTPSGIDNTVIVYDQAVYFVRGRQPERISIGGEFSFILADTGLPSNTGEIVAKVRQTWERDRASFDEIFQEIGQITRNARTAIAGGDVSALGNLMDQNQEKLEALGVSSKTIEKLLSAARDCGACGAKLSGAGVGGIIVVLIQPAAAYAVTEALRAAGAVWIRMTRV, from the coding sequence ATGACGCGGGCAAGCGCTTCAGGCAAATTCATTCTCTTTGGAGAACACGCGGTCGTCTACGGACAACCAGCGATCGCATTCCCACTGCGCCAGCTGCGCGCCAACGCGCAGATCCGACAACTCCCGGATCAAGCGCATGATCGTGTCCACCTCATCGCCCCGGACGTCAATTTCGATATGTGGCTACACGAAGCCGACAGGGATGACCCGCTGCGTAAAATCACCCAGCTGACGCTGGAAGAACTCCACGTTCGTTCATTTCCGGCCATCGAAATACGCATCTCGGCGGAGATTCCCGTCGCTTCCGGACTCGGCTCGGGTGCCGCCGTCTCGACGGCGGTTTTGCGCGCGCTCTGCCGGCATTTCAATCATCCACTCGAGCTGTCACGCCAATCGGAGTTGGTTTACGAAGTAGAAAAGATCCACCACGGCACGCCTTCGGGAATCGATAACACGGTCATCGTTTACGATCAGGCGGTCTATTTCGTCCGCGGGCGTCAGCCGGAACGTATTTCGATCGGCGGTGAATTTTCCTTCATTCTCGCCGACACCGGCCTGCCTTCGAACACCGGCGAGATCGTCGCCAAGGTACGACAGACCTGGGAAAGGGATCGGGCATCGTTTGACGAAATCTTTCAAGAGATCGGTCAGATCACCCGAAACGCCCGGACGGCCATCGCAGGTGGAGACGTTTCTGCATTGGGCAATTTGATGGACCAGAATCAGGAAAAGCTCGAGGCTTTGGGCGTCAGCTCCAAGACGATCGAAAAACTGCTTTCTGCGGCAAGGGATTGCGGCGCCTGTGGTGCGAAGCTATCCGGTGCAGGCGTTGGTGGTATCATCGTTGTACTCATCCAACCTGCCGCTGCTTATGCCGTCACAGAAGCCTTGCGCGCCGCCGGCGCTGTATGGATACGTATGACGAGGGTATGA
- a CDS encoding winged helix-turn-helix domain-containing protein has protein sequence METIVVSQDAQERDMIAFILRQAGMKVIQKTETNSVIANWTEAPAALLVIVSTNSERTINDLKSFRGLSEVPIIVIAESLSNTRTVDMLKAGADLVLPIPVHPSLLAAYAHALLRRTRAAPLLATPMLDLETIALNPSTRSVRVHGKEAQRLTQLEFQLLYVLMTNRGLAIPTDVLVERVWGYSDKGNRELVRGLVSRLRAKIEHDPSSPEFIHT, from the coding sequence ATGGAAACGATTGTCGTCAGTCAAGACGCACAGGAAAGAGACATGATCGCATTCATCCTGCGCCAGGCGGGGATGAAGGTCATACAGAAGACAGAAACCAACTCAGTGATTGCCAATTGGACAGAAGCGCCGGCGGCGCTGCTGGTAATCGTGAGTACGAACAGCGAACGCACAATCAACGATTTGAAATCCTTCCGCGGATTGAGCGAGGTCCCCATTATCGTTATCGCCGAATCGCTGTCCAATACCCGCACTGTGGACATGCTCAAAGCCGGCGCCGACCTCGTTTTGCCCATACCGGTCCATCCCAGCTTGTTGGCCGCCTATGCCCACGCGCTGCTTCGTAGAACACGTGCGGCGCCCTTGCTGGCCACACCGATGTTGGACCTGGAAACGATCGCCCTCAACCCCTCTACGCGCAGTGTTCGGGTGCACGGAAAGGAGGCACAGCGGCTCACCCAGTTGGAATTCCAACTGCTCTACGTTCTTATGACCAATCGCGGATTGGCGATCCCGACCGATGTACTCGTCGAGCGTGTGTGGGGTTATAGCGATAAAGGGAACCGCGAATTGGTCCGTGGACTCGTCAGCCGATTACGGGCGAAGATCGAGCACGATCCTTCGTCGCCCGAATTCATCCATAC
- a CDS encoding isopentenyl phosphate kinase, which translates to MIFLKLGGSLITEKGQAQTVRYLILERTAMEIARALRKKPDLRILIGHGSGSFGHVAAARYATNRGASTTAEWLGFAEVWAAAQRLNRFVVDAFLNEKLPALTFPPSASVVSAAGEIREMAYQPIAQAAEAGLLPIIYGDVAFDREQGAAIVSTETVFAYLAQHLRPSRVLIAGIESGVYADFPKSKKILPSIKAEDLDKIDMETTQAADVTGGMRGKVEAALTIASLSPQIEVRIFSGEEPGSIEDTLLGATPGTLVKSN; encoded by the coding sequence ATGATCTTCCTCAAATTGGGTGGCTCGTTGATCACGGAAAAAGGCCAGGCGCAGACGGTCAGGTACCTCATCCTGGAACGCACGGCGATGGAAATCGCCCGAGCGCTGCGGAAAAAACCAGACCTGCGTATTCTGATTGGCCATGGATCCGGATCGTTCGGACACGTAGCAGCGGCGCGATACGCCACGAATCGCGGCGCTTCGACAACCGCTGAGTGGCTGGGTTTCGCCGAAGTATGGGCAGCGGCCCAACGTCTGAACCGTTTCGTGGTCGATGCTTTCTTGAACGAAAAGCTGCCCGCGCTGACGTTTCCCCCTTCTGCAAGTGTCGTCAGCGCTGCTGGAGAGATTCGGGAAATGGCTTACCAACCCATCGCACAGGCAGCCGAAGCGGGCCTGCTGCCGATCATTTATGGCGACGTAGCCTTCGATCGCGAACAAGGCGCGGCGATCGTCTCCACGGAGACAGTCTTCGCTTATCTGGCACAGCATCTACGTCCATCGCGCGTTCTCATCGCAGGCATCGAATCCGGCGTCTATGCCGATTTCCCGAAGTCGAAGAAAATTCTGCCTTCGATCAAAGCAGAAGACCTGGACAAGATCGACATGGAAACCACTCAGGCAGCCGACGTGACCGGCGGTATGCGCGGGAAAGTGGAAGCTGCGCTGACCATCGCCAGTTTGAGCCCACAAATTGAAGTGCGGATATTTTCGGGTGAGGAACCCGGGTCGATAGAGGATACACTCTTGGGGGCGACACCAGGCACCCTCGTGAAGTCGAATTAG
- a CDS encoding LysE family transporter, which produces MAANDVFSIFQFSLLVSFAAVISPGPVTAAILSEAPRKGWRSGPLIAFGHSVLELAILVLISFGLSVVMRTTMVLVAISIGGSLLLFWIGSRYILTVWKKEVQLPQPGRTPAARSSQALVALGMITTLANPFWYVWWVTVAAGYLTQAKAISAAAVAAFYLGHISADFAWDTALATATSSGRRWLSERAYQFLILITGGFMTYLGARYLANALSMM; this is translated from the coding sequence ATGGCCGCAAACGATGTCTTTTCCATTTTTCAATTCTCCCTGCTCGTATCCTTCGCCGCGGTGATTTCTCCCGGCCCGGTTACGGCAGCGATACTGAGCGAGGCGCCCCGTAAAGGTTGGCGCTCGGGACCCCTCATCGCCTTCGGACACTCTGTTTTGGAACTCGCAATCCTTGTTTTGATCAGCTTCGGTCTTTCCGTTGTGATGCGCACCACGATGGTGCTTGTGGCGATTTCGATCGGCGGAAGTTTGCTCTTGTTCTGGATCGGAAGCCGCTACATCCTAACGGTGTGGAAGAAAGAAGTACAGCTTCCACAACCGGGCCGAACTCCTGCGGCGAGATCATCCCAGGCGCTCGTCGCCCTGGGAATGATCACCACGCTGGCCAATCCATTCTGGTACGTATGGTGGGTCACCGTTGCTGCGGGTTACCTCACACAGGCAAAAGCGATCAGCGCAGCAGCAGTCGCCGCGTTTTACCTGGGTCACATCAGCGCAGATTTCGCCTGGGACACAGCCCTCGCCACGGCAACGAGCAGTGGACGGCGCTGGTTGAGCGAGCGGGCATATCAGTTTCTGATTTTGATCACCGGCGGCTTTATGACCTATCTGGGCGCTCGATATCTTGCCAACGCGCTGAGTATGATGTAG